In Brevibacillus brevis, a genomic segment contains:
- a CDS encoding MDR family MFS transporter encodes MENGKQGKPGLILTGLLLGILLSSLDQTITATAMPTVVEELGGLSLYSWVFSIYMLTSTTSMPIYGKLADLYGRKRMYITGMTFFLAGSALCGLAENMAQLIVFRGIQGLGAGALMPIAMTIVGDLYPPERRGKFQGLFAAVFGVSSILGPALGGYLTEHVSWHWVFYVNLPFGLAAVGFLTAGLAEKREETKHPIDWPGAVALSGSIIAILLALVLSGNGRETDGMLLGLYGLGGVLLGLFLWIETKVKEPILPLSLFRNPVITSSSIVSFLMSAGMFGAITYVPLFLQGVKGLSPSAAGNMLIPFMLSLIAGNIVGGRLLNRFSYRQIVWVSLAVVVMGFGLLSQIDSHVTMAALAAYLIVAGLGMGPLMPVLGTAMQSAVDRRQRGVVTSLFGFVRSMGATIGVSIMGALIHIQPSLERGVQNVFTLGLLLLVLGWVGAFLLGKARLLQTAQEPISHSMKNRGEN; translated from the coding sequence ATGGAAAACGGGAAGCAAGGGAAACCCGGGCTGATTTTGACCGGTTTGCTTTTGGGGATTCTCCTGTCATCCCTCGATCAGACGATTACAGCCACAGCCATGCCGACAGTGGTCGAGGAACTGGGAGGATTATCGCTTTACAGCTGGGTCTTTTCCATTTACATGCTGACGTCTACGACCAGCATGCCCATCTATGGAAAGCTCGCGGATTTGTACGGAAGAAAACGGATGTACATTACAGGCATGACGTTCTTTCTCGCGGGCTCCGCACTGTGCGGGCTGGCCGAAAACATGGCACAGCTGATCGTGTTTCGCGGAATACAGGGCCTGGGGGCAGGCGCGCTCATGCCGATCGCGATGACGATCGTCGGCGATCTGTATCCACCGGAGAGAAGAGGGAAATTTCAAGGGCTGTTTGCGGCAGTCTTCGGGGTATCGAGCATTCTCGGGCCAGCCCTTGGAGGATACCTCACCGAGCACGTTAGCTGGCACTGGGTCTTTTACGTCAATTTGCCGTTTGGCTTGGCGGCGGTCGGATTTTTGACGGCAGGCCTCGCGGAAAAGCGGGAGGAAACGAAGCATCCGATCGACTGGCCGGGAGCAGTGGCTTTGAGCGGATCGATCATCGCGATCTTGCTCGCCCTCGTCCTAAGCGGAAATGGCAGGGAGACGGACGGGATGCTGCTTGGACTTTACGGGCTGGGCGGGGTGTTGCTCGGACTGTTTTTGTGGATCGAGACGAAGGTGAAGGAGCCGATCCTGCCCTTGTCCTTGTTTCGCAATCCCGTCATCACCAGCTCCAGCATCGTATCGTTTTTGATGAGTGCGGGCATGTTCGGCGCGATCACGTACGTCCCGCTGTTTCTGCAGGGCGTCAAGGGATTGTCCCCTTCCGCGGCGGGAAACATGCTGATCCCGTTTATGCTCTCCCTGATTGCCGGCAATATCGTCGGGGGGCGGTTGCTCAACCGATTCTCTTACCGGCAGATCGTCTGGGTGAGTTTGGCCGTCGTGGTGATGGGCTTCGGCCTATTGAGCCAGATCGACAGCCATGTGACGATGGCGGCGCTTGCCGCGTATTTAATCGTAGCGGGATTGGGCATGGGGCCGCTGATGCCGGTGTTGGGTACCGCCATGCAGAGCGCCGTTGACCGAAGGCAGCGCGGGGTTGTGACTTCGCTTTTCGGATTCGTCCGCTCCATGGGCGCTACCATCGGTGTCAGTATCATGGGGGCGCTGATCCACATACAGCCCAGCCTGGAAAGAGGCGTGCAGAACGTCTTTACGCTCGGCCTCCTGCTGCTGGTCCTTGGATGGGTGGGAGCGTTCCTACTAGGGAAAGCCCGATTGCTCCAAACGGCACAGGAACCGATTTCGCATTCCATGAAGAATCGAGGAGAGAATTGA
- the acnA gene encoding aconitate hydratase AcnA codes for MAKQDAYKVKSSLQVGDKSFAYYRLQGLEEQGIGEVSKLPFSIKVLLEAAVRQFDGRAITKEHVQQLATWTKGRDANKEVPLAPARIVLQDFTGVPAVVDLAAMRIAMKRAGGDPKRINPLVPVDLVIDHSVMVDDFGNPAALENNMKLEFERNAERYRFLRWAQTAFDNFRAVPPATGIVHQVNLEYLATVIATREVDGELVAFPDSLVGTDSHTTMINGLGVLGWGVGGIEAEAGMLGQPLYFVTPEVVGFKLTGTLSAGATATDLALTVTQMLRKKGVVGKFVEFYGPGLSNISLADRATVANMAPEYGATMGFFPVDAETLNYLRQTGREEDLISLVETYTKAQGLFRTDDTPDPVFSETLELDLSTVVPSLAGPKRPQDRVELTAMKESFNNSLRTPIDKGGFGLSEEKIAASAPVTYANGETATLKTGSVVIAAITSCTNTSNPSVMLGAGLLAKKAVEKGLKKPPFVKSSLAPGSRVVTQYLKDAGLIDSLDAIGFNVVGYGCTTCIGNSGPLPEETSKAIADEDLTVAAVLSGNRNFEGRIHAQVKANYLASPPLVIAYALAGTVDIDLTTEPIGTGKDGQPVFLKDIWPTPQEIAAAMDKAMNPALFRAEYGQVFTQNEAWNQIDVPTGDLYEWDEKSTYIQEPPFFKNLTGDIGHIEDVLAAKAIALFGDSVTTDHISPAGNISPTSPAGKYLQENGVERKDFNSYGARRGSHDVMMRGTFANIRIRNQVAPGTEGGVTKYLPTGEVMSIYDASMKYQADGTPLVVLAGKEYGTGSSRDWAAKGTFLLGIKAVIAESFERIHRANLVGMGVLPLQFADGNSWKSLGIDGTESFSIQGLSDDVQPGQRVKVTATRVDGSTFDFDVIVRLDSMVDVDYYRNGGILQTVLRQLLDEGKPVNA; via the coding sequence TTGGCTAAACAAGATGCTTACAAAGTAAAATCCTCCTTGCAAGTAGGCGACAAGTCTTTTGCGTACTATCGCCTGCAAGGGTTGGAAGAACAAGGAATTGGAGAAGTTTCCAAGCTGCCGTTCTCCATTAAAGTACTGCTTGAAGCAGCGGTTCGTCAATTTGATGGCCGCGCCATCACCAAAGAACACGTACAACAACTGGCCACCTGGACAAAAGGCCGCGACGCAAACAAAGAAGTACCGCTTGCGCCTGCACGCATCGTGCTGCAAGACTTCACCGGTGTACCTGCCGTTGTAGACTTGGCTGCTATGCGCATCGCTATGAAACGCGCCGGTGGAGATCCAAAACGAATCAACCCGCTCGTTCCGGTTGACCTCGTTATCGACCACTCCGTCATGGTTGACGATTTCGGAAACCCTGCGGCACTCGAAAACAACATGAAGCTGGAATTCGAACGCAACGCTGAGCGCTATCGTTTCCTGCGTTGGGCGCAAACTGCGTTTGACAACTTCCGTGCCGTACCTCCAGCAACCGGGATCGTTCACCAAGTAAACCTGGAGTATCTGGCTACTGTCATCGCTACCCGTGAAGTAGACGGCGAACTGGTCGCGTTCCCTGACTCTCTCGTAGGTACCGACTCCCACACCACCATGATCAACGGTCTTGGCGTACTGGGCTGGGGCGTTGGCGGTATCGAGGCAGAAGCAGGAATGCTCGGTCAACCGCTGTATTTCGTAACACCGGAAGTCGTTGGTTTCAAACTGACTGGTACGCTGAGTGCCGGCGCAACTGCAACCGACCTGGCTCTGACTGTTACGCAAATGCTGCGTAAAAAAGGCGTGGTAGGTAAATTCGTGGAATTCTACGGACCTGGCCTGTCCAACATCTCGCTGGCTGACCGCGCTACCGTAGCAAACATGGCACCTGAATACGGCGCTACGATGGGCTTCTTCCCAGTAGACGCTGAAACGCTGAACTACCTGCGTCAAACCGGTCGCGAAGAAGATCTGATCTCCCTGGTAGAAACTTACACCAAAGCTCAAGGTCTCTTCCGTACTGACGATACGCCAGACCCGGTATTCTCCGAAACCTTGGAACTGGATCTGTCCACCGTCGTACCAAGCCTTGCTGGTCCAAAACGCCCGCAAGACCGCGTAGAACTGACTGCGATGAAGGAATCCTTCAACAACAGCCTGCGCACACCGATCGACAAAGGCGGCTTCGGTCTCTCCGAAGAGAAAATCGCAGCTTCCGCACCGGTTACTTATGCAAACGGTGAAACAGCTACACTCAAAACAGGTTCTGTCGTTATCGCAGCGATCACTTCCTGTACCAATACATCGAACCCAAGCGTAATGCTGGGCGCTGGTCTCCTGGCGAAAAAAGCAGTGGAAAAAGGCTTGAAAAAACCGCCATTCGTGAAGAGCTCCCTGGCTCCAGGATCCCGTGTCGTTACGCAATACCTGAAAGACGCTGGTCTGATCGACTCTTTGGACGCTATCGGCTTCAACGTCGTCGGTTACGGTTGCACCACTTGCATCGGTAACTCCGGTCCATTGCCAGAGGAAACCAGCAAAGCAATCGCGGACGAAGATCTGACTGTAGCAGCTGTACTGTCCGGTAACCGCAACTTCGAAGGACGCATCCACGCACAGGTAAAAGCGAACTACCTCGCTTCTCCTCCGCTCGTTATTGCATACGCACTGGCGGGTACTGTGGATATCGACCTGACTACCGAGCCGATCGGTACTGGCAAAGACGGTCAACCGGTATTCTTGAAAGACATCTGGCCAACTCCGCAAGAAATCGCAGCAGCGATGGACAAAGCGATGAACCCTGCTCTGTTCCGTGCCGAGTACGGCCAAGTGTTTACCCAAAACGAAGCTTGGAACCAAATCGACGTTCCAACTGGCGATCTGTACGAGTGGGATGAAAAATCCACGTACATCCAAGAACCGCCATTCTTCAAAAACCTGACTGGCGACATTGGTCACATCGAAGACGTCCTGGCAGCGAAAGCAATCGCTCTGTTCGGTGACTCCGTAACAACCGACCACATCTCCCCAGCAGGTAACATCTCGCCGACCAGCCCTGCAGGCAAATACCTGCAAGAAAACGGCGTAGAACGCAAAGACTTCAACTCTTACGGCGCTCGTCGCGGTAGCCACGACGTCATGATGCGTGGTACGTTCGCAAACATCCGCATCCGCAACCAAGTGGCTCCAGGCACTGAGGGCGGCGTAACCAAGTACTTGCCAACTGGCGAAGTTATGTCCATCTACGATGCTTCCATGAAGTATCAAGCAGACGGCACTCCACTCGTCGTGCTGGCTGGTAAAGAGTACGGTACCGGTTCTTCCCGTGACTGGGCAGCCAAAGGTACGTTCCTCCTGGGCATCAAAGCGGTTATCGCCGAGAGCTTCGAGCGTATCCACCGTGCAAACCTGGTAGGTATGGGCGTTCTGCCTCTGCAATTCGCAGACGGAAACAGCTGGAAGTCTCTGGGCATCGATGGAACAGAATCCTTCAGCATCCAAGGTCTCTCGGACGATGTTCAACCTGGCCAACGCGTGAAAGTGACCGCTACCCGCGTAGACGGCAGCACCTTCGACTTCGATGTCATCGTGCGTCTGGACTCCATGGTAGACGTCGACTACTATCGCAACGGCGGTATCCTGCAAACGGTTCTGCGCCAGCTGCTGGATGAAGGCAAACCAGTTAACGCATAA
- a CDS encoding DMT family transporter, whose protein sequence is MGTYRAWGLLVFCNLFWAGNYVFGKYVVSELSPLWLTFSRWVLALVILIPLAQLLEKPDWKQAARAWLPLSLMGLLGVIGFNVLLYTSLQHTSATNAALVTALNPGVIVLFSVLLLRERVSRVQAAGFALSLLGVLVILTRGKIAHVFQTDYNQGDLLVLGCVLVWSLYSITGKRLKGVPPVTATAASTILGTAMMLPFAIAEGVDFSAISPMAIAGILYIVLFPSICSFVFWNVSVRAVGASKAGITLNLIPVFTAMISVIMGESITQAQVWGGLLVFAGVTLASGLIEQQWSRRKQAAAELAGK, encoded by the coding sequence GTGGGGACGTACCGGGCATGGGGGTTATTGGTGTTTTGCAATCTTTTTTGGGCAGGCAATTACGTGTTTGGCAAGTACGTCGTCTCGGAGCTGAGCCCTCTTTGGCTGACGTTCTCGCGATGGGTTCTCGCGCTTGTCATCTTGATTCCGCTCGCGCAGCTTTTGGAAAAGCCGGATTGGAAGCAGGCGGCGAGGGCATGGCTGCCGCTCTCGCTGATGGGCCTGCTCGGAGTAATCGGCTTTAACGTTTTGCTGTATACGTCGCTCCAGCATACGTCCGCCACCAACGCGGCCCTGGTGACGGCCCTCAACCCGGGGGTCATCGTGCTCTTTTCCGTATTGCTCCTGCGGGAACGGGTGTCGCGCGTACAGGCAGCCGGATTCGCGCTGTCACTCTTGGGAGTGCTGGTGATCTTGACCCGGGGAAAGATCGCGCACGTGTTTCAGACGGATTACAATCAGGGAGATCTGCTGGTCCTGGGCTGTGTGCTGGTTTGGTCACTGTATTCCATCACAGGCAAGCGGTTGAAGGGGGTGCCTCCCGTAACGGCCACCGCGGCATCGACGATTTTGGGAACCGCGATGATGCTGCCCTTTGCCATCGCGGAAGGAGTCGATTTCTCAGCAATCAGCCCAATGGCGATCGCGGGCATTCTCTATATCGTGCTGTTTCCGTCCATCTGCTCGTTCGTGTTTTGGAATGTCTCCGTACGTGCTGTCGGGGCCAGCAAGGCCGGCATCACCTTGAATCTGATCCCGGTGTTCACGGCGATGATCAGCGTCATCATGGGCGAGAGCATCACGCAGGCGCAAGTGTGGGGAGGTTTGCTCGTATTTGCCGGCGTCACGCTTGCATCCGGTTTGATCGAGCAGCAGTGGAGCAGGAGAAAACAGGCGGCAGCAGAGCTGGCAGGGAAATGA
- a CDS encoding DUF3892 domain-containing protein, whose protein sequence is MTSSNEKDFARIYEEYKANGEQQAILENGGEAQSIPGKEQIVAVRKNDDGDLIAFKTDTGRELDYITALSEAKAGKLAHVDVFHKYGRDILRSEPDGIKENNLDNLPPF, encoded by the coding sequence ATGACTTCATCCAACGAAAAAGACTTTGCGCGAATTTACGAAGAGTACAAGGCGAACGGCGAGCAGCAGGCCATTCTGGAAAACGGCGGCGAAGCACAGTCGATCCCGGGCAAGGAGCAGATCGTGGCTGTCCGCAAAAACGACGATGGCGATCTGATCGCATTCAAGACGGATACGGGCCGGGAGCTGGACTACATCACTGCCCTGAGCGAAGCGAAGGCCGGCAAGCTCGCCCACGTCGACGTCTTCCACAAATACGGCCGCGATATTTTGCGCAGCGAGCCAGACGGAATCAAGGAAAACAACCTGGACAACCTGCCGCCGTTCTGA
- a CDS encoding class I SAM-dependent methyltransferase — protein sequence MKQNKYDDESFFLAYQQMPRSIRGLEAAGEWQELRSLLPDLRSKRVLDLGCGYGWHCRYAREQQASSVVGVDLSEKMLQKAREQTNDPAIAYVQMAIEDIAFADGEFDVVLSSLALHYVEAFGALCQKVYDCLKQGGTFLFSVEHPIFTSRAEQDWCYGPNGERLHWPVDDYQSEGVRVTSFLDENVIKYHRTIATYMNDVIEAGFVIKAVREPKPPKEMMQQDVRMKEELRRPMMLILSAEKPASQKRSTE from the coding sequence ATGAAACAAAACAAGTACGACGACGAGTCCTTCTTTTTGGCGTACCAGCAGATGCCGCGGTCGATCAGAGGGCTGGAGGCCGCGGGAGAGTGGCAGGAACTCCGGTCATTGCTGCCGGATTTGCGAAGCAAGCGCGTGCTTGATTTGGGATGCGGGTATGGGTGGCATTGCCGGTATGCCAGAGAGCAGCAGGCGAGCTCGGTGGTCGGAGTCGATCTTTCGGAAAAGATGCTGCAAAAAGCGCGGGAGCAGACGAATGACCCTGCCATTGCGTACGTGCAGATGGCAATCGAGGACATCGCCTTTGCGGACGGGGAGTTTGACGTGGTCCTAAGCTCGCTTGCCCTCCACTATGTCGAAGCGTTCGGGGCGCTGTGCCAAAAGGTGTATGACTGCTTGAAGCAAGGCGGAACCTTCCTGTTTTCCGTCGAACACCCGATCTTCACATCCAGAGCCGAGCAGGACTGGTGCTACGGGCCAAACGGGGAGCGCCTGCACTGGCCTGTCGACGATTATCAGTCGGAAGGTGTGCGGGTGACCTCGTTTCTGGATGAAAATGTGATCAAATACCACCGTACCATCGCCACGTACATGAACGATGTCATCGAGGCGGGTTTCGTCATCAAAGCCGTGAGGGAGCCGAAGCCTCCGAAGGAAATGATGCAGCAAGACGTTCGGATGAAAGAGGAGCTGCGCAGGCCGATGATGTTGATTTTGTCAGCAGAGAAGCCTGCAAGCCAAAAGAGGTCTACCGAATAA
- a CDS encoding MBL fold metallo-hydrolase — protein sequence MSDLHLLTIEIENGGQRQSIAPVLLQDERDVVLVDCGYPDSMEKLEAAAGRYGLSLGSITKLIVTHHDLDHIGSLAALKEAYPHIAVIAHEREVPYVQGIKRSLRLQQAESTLADLPDELKPGAEQFIRSLASVEPAVVDQIVSHGEKLPWCGGIEVVHTPGHMPGHISLYLPGSKTLIAGDAVVYENGQLDIANPHFALDLKEAVRSVQRLLAYDIEQIVCYHGGWFRGDVQKELCRLIDSYQERSGEAR from the coding sequence ATGAGCGACTTGCATCTTCTTACCATCGAGATCGAAAACGGAGGGCAAAGACAATCGATAGCTCCCGTCCTCTTGCAGGATGAGCGCGATGTGGTTCTGGTGGACTGCGGATATCCTGACAGTATGGAAAAGCTTGAAGCGGCGGCCGGACGATACGGTCTCTCGCTCGGCTCGATCACCAAGCTGATCGTGACTCACCACGATCTCGACCATATCGGTTCATTGGCAGCGCTGAAGGAGGCGTATCCGCATATCGCCGTCATCGCTCATGAGCGGGAAGTCCCGTACGTACAAGGGATCAAAAGGTCATTGCGGCTCCAGCAGGCCGAATCGACATTGGCAGACCTGCCGGATGAGCTGAAACCGGGGGCCGAGCAATTCATCCGGTCGCTCGCATCTGTCGAGCCGGCGGTCGTCGACCAGATCGTTTCCCATGGCGAAAAGCTTCCCTGGTGCGGCGGGATTGAGGTCGTACACACTCCCGGACATATGCCGGGCCATATCTCCCTGTATCTTCCCGGCAGCAAGACCCTTATCGCGGGAGATGCGGTCGTCTACGAGAACGGGCAGCTCGACATTGCCAATCCCCACTTTGCGTTGGATCTAAAGGAGGCGGTCCGCTCCGTCCAACGCTTGCTCGCCTATGACATCGAGCAAATCGTCTGCTACCACGGCGGCTGGTTTCGCGGGGATGTGCAGAAGGAGCTGTGTCGGCTGATCGATTCCTACCAGGAAAGGTCTGGTGAAGCGCGATGA